From a region of the Thermomicrobium roseum DSM 5159 genome:
- a CDS encoding P-II family nitrogen regulator yields MKLIVAIIRPEKLNEVLEALFRAEVRGLTISAAQGHGGETEQVETYRGMTVKMELSPKIRLDIGVSDHFVEPTVHAILSAARTGEVGDGKIFVLPVERVYRIRTGERDEAAVTPVA; encoded by the coding sequence ATGAAGCTCATCGTCGCCATCATTCGACCAGAGAAGCTCAACGAGGTTCTGGAAGCGTTGTTCCGTGCAGAGGTGCGTGGGCTGACGATTTCGGCTGCCCAAGGACACGGTGGAGAGACGGAGCAAGTGGAGACGTATCGCGGCATGACCGTGAAGATGGAGCTTTCCCCCAAGATTCGGCTCGACATCGGCGTGTCCGACCATTTTGTCGAGCCGACGGTGCATGCCATTCTCAGTGCGGCACGCACCGGGGAGGTCGGTGACGGCAAGATCTTCGTCCTCCCGGTCGAGCGGGTCTATCGCATCCGAACGGGCGAGCGGGATGAAGCAGCCGTCACGCCGGTGGCTTGA
- a CDS encoding ammonium transporter, which yields MSEGAIAWMLVATALVLLMTPALGFFYGGLVRSKNVLNTLMMSFGAVSVVGLAWALLGYSLAFSAGWPLVGGLSHALLRGVDLEASGAIPHVLFMAFQGTFAVITAALISGALVERMRFGPYLAFLGLWAIAIYAPIAHWIWGGGWLADLGALDFAGGTVVHINAGIAAVVAALVLGRRRDYGRQAILPHNIPFVLLGAMLLWLGWFGFNAGSALGANEIAGLAFANTMLAPMATALVWMILDLVRSGKATAVGLATAIVVGLVAITPAAGFVSPLSAIVLGALAAFPSYFALLWRARTRLDDSLDVFAAHGVGGLTGALLTGVFAQESWNGVANGLLFGNPLQLLIQAVAVLAVVAYSAAGTFLILRAIALVTSLRVADAAERAGLDVTEHGEQAYTSGEGAVLLLPLSRTGEVTARPGPVVEKVGGSA from the coding sequence ATGAGCGAGGGGGCGATCGCCTGGATGCTGGTTGCGACAGCATTGGTCCTCCTGATGACCCCGGCATTAGGGTTTTTCTATGGGGGGCTCGTTCGCTCCAAGAACGTTCTCAACACGCTGATGATGAGTTTCGGCGCGGTATCTGTCGTAGGGCTCGCGTGGGCGTTGCTCGGCTACTCGCTCGCCTTTTCCGCCGGGTGGCCGCTGGTCGGGGGCCTTTCGCACGCGCTGTTGCGTGGGGTCGACCTAGAAGCGTCCGGCGCGATCCCACACGTGCTGTTCATGGCCTTCCAGGGGACTTTCGCCGTCATCACCGCCGCACTCATTTCAGGGGCGCTCGTAGAACGCATGCGCTTTGGCCCTTACCTCGCATTCCTCGGTCTCTGGGCGATCGCGATCTATGCACCGATCGCGCATTGGATTTGGGGAGGTGGCTGGCTCGCTGACCTGGGGGCCCTCGATTTTGCAGGTGGAACTGTGGTGCATATCAATGCTGGTATCGCGGCCGTCGTGGCTGCACTCGTCCTCGGCCGCCGACGCGATTACGGTCGTCAGGCTATTCTTCCGCACAATATTCCGTTCGTCTTGCTGGGTGCGATGCTGCTGTGGCTCGGCTGGTTCGGGTTCAACGCGGGGAGTGCACTCGGGGCGAACGAGATCGCGGGACTCGCTTTCGCGAACACCATGCTGGCGCCGATGGCAACCGCGCTGGTGTGGATGATTCTCGACCTCGTGCGGAGCGGCAAGGCGACGGCCGTAGGACTCGCGACGGCGATCGTCGTCGGTCTCGTCGCCATCACTCCAGCTGCGGGATTCGTCTCGCCATTGTCGGCGATCGTACTCGGGGCGCTCGCTGCCTTTCCGAGTTATTTCGCGTTGCTGTGGCGAGCCCGGACGCGACTCGACGATTCGCTCGATGTCTTCGCGGCACACGGTGTCGGTGGGCTGACCGGAGCATTGTTGACCGGTGTCTTCGCGCAGGAGTCGTGGAACGGAGTCGCGAACGGGCTGCTCTTCGGGAACCCGCTGCAACTGCTGATCCAAGCGGTCGCTGTGCTTGCGGTCGTCGCCTATAGTGCAGCTGGCACGTTCCTCATCTTGCGAGCGATCGCACTGGTGACGTCGCTCCGCGTTGCGGATGCTGCCGAGCGTGCCGGCTTGGACGTCACCGAGCACGGCGAGCAGGCCTACACGAGTGGAGAGGGGGCGGTGTTGCTCTTGCCGCTGAGCCGGACGGGCGAGGTGACGGCGCGACCTGGGCCGGTCGTCGAAAAGGTGGGGGGCAGCGCATGA
- a CDS encoding MFS transporter — MGTDRTTDTDSVLDQWRLAPFHLGSFIGPYTGASFPVFFPLLQSVFGVDRAALSTIVPAYLATFGLCQFFSGTISDLTSRRSTILAGFGGFGFAALVCALAPNLPVFLLGCILLGIANAFTTPILLATLGDTLPTQRLPRTVTIFSAANQAGHLLGPLVAGLLVAWSWRLFFVSATFLSWVVGLWLLVWFARFGHAVPHRPRYASMQAALRDLVQALDRATARVVALAFLANAAIMGTAYLLGQALRDLWQLDYALIGLIVALYGVGALLFAPVTGLLLERLGTQRSAAIGLTSVATTIVLMAVAPNPPSFALAYLGLGLAAMLTWTAFSILAVEAAPTHRGTTSAYFLGARFLIQGLAPALYTPVYGTLGPRAMFALSSVLALAALLPLRFLRPSLAPPSATTAVHSDHSASCANRCNS; from the coding sequence ATGGGGACCGATCGGACAACAGATACCGACAGCGTGCTCGACCAGTGGCGACTTGCACCGTTTCATCTGGGATCGTTCATCGGACCCTACACCGGTGCGAGTTTCCCGGTTTTCTTCCCACTCTTGCAAAGCGTCTTCGGCGTCGATCGCGCGGCTCTCTCCACCATCGTCCCTGCGTACCTCGCGACGTTCGGCCTGTGCCAATTCTTCTCCGGCACGATTTCCGACCTCACCTCGCGGCGCTCGACCATCCTGGCCGGTTTCGGCGGCTTCGGTTTCGCCGCACTCGTCTGCGCCCTGGCTCCCAACCTGCCAGTCTTTTTGCTGGGTTGTATCTTGCTCGGCATCGCCAATGCCTTCACCACACCGATCCTGCTGGCAACGTTGGGTGACACCTTGCCGACCCAACGCCTCCCCCGCACGGTCACCATCTTTTCTGCTGCCAATCAAGCTGGCCATCTGCTCGGGCCACTCGTGGCAGGTCTCCTCGTGGCCTGGTCATGGCGTCTCTTCTTCGTCAGCGCCACGTTTCTCAGCTGGGTCGTCGGACTCTGGCTTCTCGTTTGGTTCGCTCGCTTCGGCCATGCCGTACCACATCGTCCACGCTACGCCTCAATGCAGGCTGCCCTGCGCGACCTCGTCCAGGCACTCGACCGAGCGACCGCCCGCGTGGTCGCACTGGCCTTTCTCGCCAACGCCGCGATCATGGGAACCGCGTACTTGCTCGGGCAAGCATTGCGCGATCTGTGGCAGTTGGACTACGCGCTGATCGGGCTGATCGTCGCGCTCTATGGTGTCGGGGCGCTCTTGTTCGCCCCGGTGACTGGTTTGCTCCTGGAGCGCCTCGGGACGCAACGGAGTGCCGCCATCGGGCTCACAAGTGTCGCGACGACGATCGTGCTGATGGCAGTCGCACCGAATCCGCCGTCGTTCGCTCTCGCATACCTGGGGCTCGGTCTCGCTGCGATGCTGACCTGGACGGCCTTCAGCATCCTTGCAGTCGAGGCAGCACCGACCCATCGCGGCACGACATCGGCCTACTTCCTCGGAGCGCGGTTCTTGATCCAGGGTCTCGCTCCGGCACTGTATACGCCGGTCTACGGCACCCTCGGACCACGCGCGATGTTCGCACTGTCTTCCGTGCTCGCCCTCGCCGCCCTGCTGCCGCTGCGCTTCCTCCGCCCGTCACTCGCCCCGCCATCCGCCACGACAGCCGTGCACAGCGATCACTCGGCTTCCTGCGCTAACCGCTGTAACTCGTAG
- the mutS gene encoding DNA mismatch repair protein MutS produces the protein MVIAVPSRQWAISVRTLSSGVAVSTPIRKQYLEIKRQVPDALLLFRLGDFYELFDDDAEVASRILDIALTSRDLGKGQRVPMAGIPAHAAEPYIAKLVAAGYRVALCDQIGTPDGRNLVERRITRILTRGTITEPAMLDARRNTYIAAVLLESSRAGLAYADLSTGEFAATEWVAEQLEELRAAVERELLRIAPAELVLPAGRRGVIGVEGAAVTELEERAWREHEARRVLHEHFGVETLASFGLADRPAALRAAGALLGYLLDTQVGQLPQLDDLVVYQTDSFMTLDAVTRRNLELLESARGERAHSLVSVLDRTETPMGARLLRRWLSQPLLDVGAIRQRQERVAALVEETLVRARLGILLAGVADLERLANRVLTGHVTPRELRQLGHSLARLPEIAEIAGRRPELAPLSALPDLLPAARLIESAIVEDPPPSLGQGHVIRAGFAPELDELRERARSAREWIASLEQRERERTGIRSLKVGYNKVFGYYIEVSHANRHLVPPDYQRKQTLVGAERYVTPELREFESMVLQAEERIAALEEEVYRRVVKELASCAAQIRRAAQLVAELDVYRALAEVAVDRRYVRPVVDESTVLEIRGGRHPVVETTLEAGRFVSNDARLDTESDQIVILTGPNMAGKSTFLRQVALIVLLAQVGSFVPAEFARIGLVDRIFTRIGAQDDIAAGQSTFMVEMVETASILRQATLRSLVVLDEVGRGTSTYDGLAIARAVVEYLHNHPRLGCRTLFATHYHELTELERVLPRVRNYRMDVLEEGDRVVFLHRVVRGGADKSYGIHVAQLAGLPHAVVRRAREILQELESARSGEHTRRRQSMAKEVPLTIQLTLFSPPHPVLERLRSLELDGMTPLEALTTLYELQRLAQEAE, from the coding sequence ATGGTGATCGCCGTGCCGAGTAGGCAGTGGGCGATCAGCGTCCGTACACTATCGTCAGGGGTGGCTGTGTCGACACCGATCCGCAAGCAGTATCTGGAGATCAAGCGACAGGTTCCCGATGCTCTGCTCTTGTTCCGGTTGGGCGATTTTTACGAACTCTTCGACGACGATGCGGAAGTCGCCAGCCGGATTCTCGATATCGCCTTGACGTCGCGGGATCTCGGCAAGGGACAGCGGGTGCCGATGGCTGGCATCCCGGCCCATGCTGCCGAGCCGTACATCGCCAAGTTGGTCGCTGCCGGTTACCGGGTCGCGCTCTGCGACCAGATCGGTACACCGGACGGTCGTAACCTGGTCGAGCGTCGCATCACCCGGATCCTCACCAGGGGAACCATCACCGAGCCGGCCATGCTCGACGCGCGGCGCAATACGTACATCGCCGCTGTCCTGCTCGAGTCGTCACGGGCCGGCCTGGCGTATGCGGATCTTTCCACGGGAGAGTTCGCCGCGACCGAGTGGGTTGCGGAACAGCTCGAGGAACTCCGTGCAGCGGTGGAACGGGAACTCTTGCGGATCGCACCGGCTGAACTCGTGCTCCCGGCAGGTCGTCGCGGGGTGATCGGCGTCGAGGGAGCTGCCGTCACCGAGCTGGAGGAGCGCGCCTGGCGCGAGCACGAGGCACGTCGCGTCCTGCACGAGCACTTCGGTGTTGAAACGCTCGCGAGCTTCGGGCTCGCGGACCGCCCGGCGGCGCTGCGGGCAGCGGGCGCGCTCCTCGGGTATCTTCTGGACACGCAGGTGGGGCAGCTACCCCAGCTCGACGATCTCGTCGTGTACCAGACCGATTCGTTCATGACGCTCGACGCGGTGACGCGACGCAACCTCGAGCTGCTCGAGTCGGCACGCGGGGAGCGCGCTCATTCACTGGTGTCGGTTCTCGATCGGACGGAAACACCGATGGGTGCGCGCTTGCTCCGGCGCTGGCTCAGCCAGCCGCTCCTCGATGTGGGCGCGATTCGGCAGCGGCAGGAGCGCGTGGCGGCGCTCGTCGAGGAGACGCTCGTCCGTGCCCGGCTGGGTATCCTCCTGGCCGGCGTCGCCGACCTGGAACGGTTGGCCAATCGTGTCTTGACCGGGCATGTGACACCTCGTGAATTACGCCAACTCGGTCACTCGCTCGCTCGCTTGCCCGAAATCGCCGAGATAGCGGGCCGACGACCAGAACTTGCACCCCTCTCCGCTCTGCCGGACCTCCTGCCGGCGGCTCGTCTCATCGAGTCAGCGATCGTCGAGGATCCGCCCCCGAGTCTCGGCCAGGGGCATGTGATCCGTGCCGGGTTTGCGCCGGAGCTGGACGAGCTGCGGGAACGGGCACGTTCGGCGCGCGAGTGGATCGCCTCGTTGGAGCAGCGCGAGCGGGAGCGCACCGGTATCCGATCCCTGAAGGTGGGCTACAACAAAGTTTTTGGCTACTACATCGAGGTGAGCCATGCCAATCGGCATCTCGTGCCGCCCGATTACCAGCGTAAGCAGACATTGGTCGGGGCTGAGCGCTACGTAACGCCGGAACTCCGCGAGTTCGAGAGCATGGTCTTGCAGGCGGAGGAACGAATCGCGGCACTCGAGGAGGAGGTCTACCGGCGCGTCGTCAAAGAATTGGCGAGCTGCGCTGCACAGATCCGGCGAGCAGCTCAGCTCGTGGCTGAATTGGATGTCTACCGTGCGCTCGCTGAGGTGGCAGTGGACCGGCGGTACGTCCGCCCGGTTGTCGACGAGAGTACGGTTTTGGAAATCAGGGGTGGGCGCCATCCCGTCGTGGAGACGACGCTGGAAGCGGGCCGATTCGTCTCCAACGACGCCCGGCTCGATACCGAGAGCGATCAGATCGTGATTCTCACCGGTCCCAACATGGCAGGAAAATCGACCTTTCTCCGTCAAGTCGCACTGATCGTGCTCTTGGCGCAGGTCGGTTCTTTCGTGCCAGCCGAGTTCGCTCGGATCGGGCTGGTGGATCGCATTTTCACCCGCATCGGTGCCCAGGACGACATCGCGGCCGGTCAGAGTACCTTCATGGTGGAAATGGTCGAGACGGCATCGATTCTGCGCCAAGCGACGCTCCGCTCGCTCGTTGTTTTGGACGAGGTCGGTCGGGGAACGAGCACGTACGACGGTTTGGCGATCGCTCGTGCAGTGGTGGAGTACTTGCACAACCATCCACGACTCGGCTGCCGAACGCTCTTCGCGACCCACTACCACGAGTTGACGGAACTGGAGCGTGTCTTACCACGAGTCCGTAACTACCGCATGGACGTGTTGGAAGAAGGTGATCGCGTCGTCTTTCTCCACCGAGTCGTGCGGGGTGGAGCGGACAAGAGCTATGGGATCCATGTGGCCCAGCTCGCTGGCCTGCCGCACGCGGTGGTTCGTCGGGCACGGGAGATCCTGCAGGAGCTCGAATCAGCACGCAGCGGTGAGCACACGCGGCGGCGCCAGAGCATGGCCAAGGAGGTACCGCTGACGATCCAGCTCACGCTCTTCAGCCCGCCTCATCCTGTCTTGGAACGACTGCGCTCGCTGGAACTCGACGGGATGACGCCGCTCGAGGCGCTGACGACACTCTACGAGTTACAGCGGTTAGCGCAGGAAGCCGAGTGA
- a CDS encoding DUF4212 domain-containing protein, with amino-acid sequence MMEGSRQVETSRLEAYWREQLRLIITLLVIWFAVTYLHPPFAASLNKIKILTGFPLGYWLSSQFSITVYVILIFVYALTMNRVIDKKYGFEEE; translated from the coding sequence ATGATGGAAGGCAGCCGGCAGGTAGAGACGAGCCGACTCGAAGCCTACTGGCGCGAGCAGCTGCGCCTCATCATCACGCTCCTCGTCATCTGGTTTGCAGTGACGTACCTTCATCCTCCCTTCGCGGCCTCGCTGAACAAGATCAAAATCCTCACCGGCTTCCCACTCGGCTACTGGCTGTCCAGTCAGTTTTCGATCACGGTCTACGTCATTCTGATTTTCGTTTACGCGCTGACCATGAACCGAGTGATCGACAAGAAGTACGGCTTCGAAGAGGAGTAG
- a CDS encoding sodium:solute symporter family protein, whose amino-acid sequence MSQEAGYTPLTRAQLSEFRRRLAKYYGAFFVFLIAFTVVLYLFERAGLPHRFIGYAFIFLTLLLYAFIGILNFTRRLEEYYVAGRRVPAIFNGMATGADWMSAASFISMAGTLWLLGYDALAYIMGWTGGYVLLALLFAPYIRKFGQYTIPDFVATRYGERARLARFVAAICAIIVSLAYVTAQVTGVGIIMSRFFGLDYRVGVFVGLAGVLVCSFLGGMKSITWTQVAQYIILIVAYLIPVTFLSAKLTGVPFPQLMYGKALSEIGQLEQAMNLPAYVQPFKQALSNSAAISAFKQIGITPPEPITVKDWVGTPWQFLALTLCLMAGTVGLPHILIRYYTVPSPKEARINVGWSLFFIWLLYVTAPAYAAFSRWEVLQNVVGQPINALPEWTANWIRTGLLKITDANNDGILQFSELSINGDIVVLATPEIAGLPFTIAALVAAGGLAAALSTADGLLLVISTAVAHDIYAKIINPNAPYGRRFLLSRLMILISAVIAALLAIPQFALIVQLVAWAFSLAASTFFPVILLGIFWKRANANGAIAGMIGGLITCFIYMFWNYVDPRFNVLGLSHLSAGIFGMAANFLLTIVVSLATAPSPKYIQDMVDQLRIPVGEMRLPAPGTAPGAAPGVAPAGQD is encoded by the coding sequence ATGAGCCAGGAAGCAGGATACACGCCTCTCACACGTGCGCAGCTCAGCGAGTTCCGCCGACGACTAGCCAAGTACTACGGTGCGTTCTTCGTGTTCCTGATCGCGTTCACCGTGGTCTTGTACCTCTTCGAGCGGGCTGGTCTCCCGCACCGCTTCATCGGATACGCGTTCATTTTCCTGACATTACTTCTCTACGCCTTTATCGGCATCCTGAATTTCACAAGACGCCTCGAGGAGTATTACGTCGCCGGTCGGCGTGTGCCAGCTATCTTCAATGGCATGGCGACTGGTGCTGACTGGATGAGCGCCGCGTCCTTCATCTCGATGGCTGGTACATTGTGGCTGCTCGGGTACGACGCGCTCGCCTACATCATGGGCTGGACGGGTGGATACGTCCTCCTCGCCTTGCTCTTCGCCCCGTATATCCGCAAGTTCGGCCAGTACACGATTCCCGACTTCGTCGCCACCCGCTACGGTGAGCGAGCTCGCTTGGCCCGCTTCGTCGCCGCCATCTGCGCCATCATCGTCTCGCTCGCATACGTCACGGCACAGGTGACCGGCGTGGGCATCATCATGAGCCGCTTCTTCGGACTGGACTACCGGGTCGGCGTGTTCGTCGGCTTGGCCGGAGTCCTCGTCTGTTCGTTCCTCGGTGGCATGAAGTCGATCACTTGGACCCAGGTGGCCCAGTACATCATTCTGATCGTCGCGTACTTGATTCCCGTGACCTTCTTGTCTGCGAAGCTGACTGGCGTTCCCTTCCCACAGCTCATGTATGGCAAGGCGTTGAGCGAGATCGGCCAGCTCGAGCAGGCGATGAACCTGCCCGCTTATGTCCAACCGTTCAAGCAAGCGCTCTCTAACTCCGCCGCGATCTCCGCCTTCAAGCAGATCGGCATCACGCCACCCGAACCGATCACCGTGAAGGACTGGGTCGGTACTCCCTGGCAGTTCCTCGCTCTGACGCTTTGCTTGATGGCTGGTACGGTGGGCTTGCCGCACATTCTGATCCGGTACTACACGGTACCCAGTCCGAAGGAGGCACGCATCAATGTCGGCTGGTCGCTGTTCTTCATCTGGTTGCTCTACGTGACCGCCCCGGCCTATGCGGCCTTCTCGCGGTGGGAGGTCCTGCAGAACGTCGTCGGACAACCGATCAACGCACTGCCAGAGTGGACGGCGAACTGGATTCGGACCGGGCTTCTGAAGATCACTGACGCCAATAACGACGGTATTCTCCAGTTCAGCGAACTCTCCATAAACGGCGATATCGTGGTCTTGGCGACACCAGAGATCGCCGGGCTACCCTTCACGATCGCCGCCCTGGTAGCCGCTGGTGGTCTGGCCGCTGCGCTCTCCACGGCTGACGGTCTGCTTCTCGTCATCTCGACTGCCGTCGCCCATGATATCTACGCGAAGATCATCAATCCCAATGCACCGTATGGCCGCCGCTTCCTCCTCAGCCGACTGATGATCTTGATCTCGGCCGTCATCGCTGCCCTGCTCGCCATTCCGCAGTTCGCACTCATCGTGCAGCTGGTCGCGTGGGCCTTCTCGTTGGCAGCATCGACCTTCTTCCCGGTGATCCTGCTCGGCATCTTCTGGAAGCGCGCCAATGCCAACGGCGCCATCGCCGGGATGATCGGTGGACTGATCACCTGCTTTATCTACATGTTCTGGAACTATGTCGATCCACGCTTCAACGTGCTTGGGCTCTCGCACTTGTCAGCTGGTATATTCGGCATGGCAGCCAACTTCTTGCTCACGATCGTCGTAAGTCTGGCCACCGCCCCGTCACCGAAGTACATCCAGGATATGGTCGACCAGTTGCGCATCCCGGTCGGCGAGATGCGGCTTCCGGCACCCGGTACCGCACCTGGTGCTGCGCCGGGTGTCGCTCCCGCTGGCCAGGATTGA
- a CDS encoding YggT family protein: MTRQVFEVANWLLAILMWLLIGRILLDQLTRGKSTVIGRLFHLATDPLLRFSSQLFPRLSTIAQSVLWVLALLAVRLILFVVAMPR, encoded by the coding sequence TTGACCCGCCAGGTCTTCGAGGTTGCGAACTGGCTGCTGGCCATCCTCATGTGGCTGCTGATCGGTCGCATTCTCCTGGATCAGCTCACTCGCGGGAAATCGACCGTCATCGGTCGACTCTTCCATCTGGCTACGGATCCTTTGCTTCGATTTTCGTCGCAACTCTTCCCGCGGTTGTCGACGATCGCGCAATCGGTCCTCTGGGTCCTCGCCTTGCTCGCCGTACGTCTCATCCTCTTCGTGGTGGCTATGCCGAGGTAA
- a CDS encoding PolC-type DNA polymerase III, with translation MSGQGNWFTRLAGALVERVGRDRRGATLSNLAYTVLDAEMTGLDPERDELLALGAVRMVGTRLLLGASFYQLIRPQRQGWGQSVTVHGIRPVDVVGAPPLEQVLPEFVRFCASSILVGHGVEIDRKFLQRAAARCGLSWPRTYWVDTGRVARWLTSHHGALPEAAADRGRFSLEDLLAAYEIEPPARHHALADAFVTALVWQRQLTELATEGVRTLRDLRLAGLITSA, from the coding sequence ATGAGCGGGCAGGGGAACTGGTTCACGCGCCTGGCGGGCGCCTTGGTGGAGCGGGTTGGTCGGGATCGCCGCGGCGCGACGCTTTCCAATCTCGCGTACACCGTTCTCGATGCCGAAATGACCGGACTCGATCCTGAGCGGGACGAGTTGCTGGCGCTGGGTGCTGTGCGCATGGTCGGGACGCGACTTCTTCTCGGCGCATCGTTCTACCAGCTGATTCGACCGCAACGGCAGGGCTGGGGACAGAGCGTGACCGTGCACGGAATCCGGCCGGTCGATGTGGTAGGGGCTCCGCCACTGGAGCAGGTCTTGCCTGAGTTTGTGCGCTTTTGCGCGAGCAGTATTCTCGTGGGACACGGCGTCGAGATCGATCGGAAGTTCTTGCAGCGAGCGGCGGCGCGCTGTGGGCTTTCCTGGCCGAGGACGTATTGGGTGGACACCGGTCGCGTGGCACGCTGGCTCACCTCCCATCATGGAGCGCTGCCGGAGGCAGCGGCAGACCGGGGGCGGTTCAGTTTGGAGGACTTGCTGGCAGCATACGAGATCGAGCCACCAGCTCGCCATCATGCCTTGGCCGATGCGTTCGTGACGGCCTTGGTTTGGCAGCGGCAGTTGACGGAACTAGCGACTGAAGGCGTGCGGACCTTGCGCGATCTTCGCTTGGCGGGGTTGATTACCTCGGCATAG
- a CDS encoding putative nucleotidyltransferase substrate binding domain-containing protein, which translates to MDDVVLGSVVEFLRRVPPFQFLSEERLRQLSKRVEVHYFPRGTTIIRRGGTPPEYLWVVVRGGVKKALRSATGEEIVFEVASEGDLVGVLSSVDGTHGQLDDVAVEDTVCYAIPRSTIEELIATEPAVARFFVGALREWVQASLRALQHQEPGGDGAFMLSAPCRTVARQPLLTCLPDITVREAAQRMSVERVNSIVVVDEQGSGLGILTDWDLRERVIAAGRSLDTPVHEVMSSPLVTIDADRLLLEAVRLLIARRINHLVVTEEGKPFGMLTAFDLLVQQGTSPLFLARAIERETHTERLALVLEQAQRQLIPFLLSRGIRASEIAQLVSEINDRVVARVLGLLEQELGPPPVPYCWLVYGSEGRREQTIRTDQDNGILYADPPTGEEELVRRYFERLGQWAVERLVALGFPPCPGRFSADNPEWVQPLSAWMRKFQRWMAIPEPQSVLNSLIVFDFRGVHGEMGLAVRLRDFVRQELAHSPRFLFHVGAVSTSHPPPVGFLGRFVVERSGEHKNQLDLKLGGTGAIVNLVRLFALEYGVEETNTLARLIALRELRAIEPQLAEDLAQAFEFLLGLRLRVQLEQLQRGEKPSNYVDPRQLSSLDRTLLKEAFRVVGRAQAVVRERFHLEQAGE; encoded by the coding sequence GTGGACGACGTCGTTCTGGGAAGTGTCGTGGAATTCTTGCGCCGCGTCCCGCCCTTCCAGTTCCTAAGCGAGGAGCGGCTTCGCCAATTGTCCAAGCGGGTTGAAGTCCATTATTTTCCCCGCGGTACGACGATCATCCGCCGTGGAGGAACTCCTCCGGAGTATCTCTGGGTCGTCGTGCGCGGCGGCGTGAAGAAAGCGCTCCGCTCTGCGACCGGTGAGGAAATAGTCTTCGAGGTCGCCTCCGAAGGGGACCTCGTTGGGGTTCTCTCGTCCGTCGACGGGACACACGGCCAGCTCGATGACGTGGCTGTTGAGGACACCGTTTGTTATGCGATTCCCCGTTCCACGATCGAGGAGCTGATCGCGACCGAGCCAGCAGTCGCTCGGTTCTTCGTTGGTGCGCTGCGGGAGTGGGTGCAGGCGAGCCTGCGAGCGTTACAGCACCAAGAGCCAGGTGGGGACGGTGCGTTCATGCTCTCGGCTCCCTGCCGCACGGTAGCTCGCCAGCCGCTTTTGACCTGCCTACCGGACATCACGGTTCGCGAGGCAGCGCAGCGGATGAGTGTCGAACGGGTGAACTCCATCGTCGTCGTGGACGAACAGGGTAGCGGACTCGGGATCCTCACCGATTGGGATCTCCGGGAGCGCGTGATCGCAGCGGGGCGATCGCTGGACACCCCGGTCCATGAGGTGATGAGTTCGCCCCTGGTGACGATCGATGCCGATCGTCTGCTGCTGGAAGCGGTGCGACTCCTGATCGCTCGTCGGATCAACCATCTCGTCGTGACCGAAGAAGGCAAACCGTTCGGGATGCTGACCGCTTTCGATCTCCTCGTCCAACAAGGTACGAGTCCGTTGTTCTTGGCGCGGGCGATCGAACGGGAAACGCATACGGAACGCTTGGCGTTGGTCCTGGAGCAAGCCCAACGCCAGCTGATCCCGTTTCTCTTGTCGCGCGGTATCCGTGCCTCGGAGATCGCCCAGCTGGTGAGCGAGATCAACGATCGGGTCGTTGCACGCGTGCTCGGACTGCTCGAGCAGGAGCTCGGGCCACCGCCCGTCCCGTACTGTTGGCTGGTTTACGGTAGCGAGGGACGTCGCGAGCAGACAATCCGCACCGATCAGGATAACGGCATCCTCTACGCGGATCCACCTACAGGGGAAGAAGAGCTGGTGCGCCGGTATTTCGAGCGTCTCGGCCAGTGGGCAGTAGAGCGACTGGTCGCGCTCGGCTTCCCACCCTGTCCGGGCCGCTTTTCCGCTGACAATCCCGAGTGGGTTCAACCATTGAGTGCTTGGATGCGCAAGTTTCAGCGTTGGATGGCTATACCGGAGCCGCAGTCGGTGCTGAACTCGCTCATCGTCTTCGATTTTCGGGGCGTACACGGTGAAATGGGGCTCGCGGTGCGCTTGCGCGATTTCGTGCGTCAGGAACTCGCCCATAGCCCACGTTTCCTCTTTCACGTCGGCGCTGTCTCCACGTCTCACCCGCCTCCAGTAGGCTTTCTGGGACGCTTCGTCGTCGAGCGGAGCGGCGAGCACAAGAACCAGCTCGACCTCAAACTGGGTGGTACGGGAGCGATCGTCAACCTGGTCCGCCTCTTCGCCCTCGAGTATGGCGTGGAGGAGACGAATACGCTCGCGCGCTTGATCGCTCTCCGTGAGCTCCGCGCGATCGAGCCGCAACTCGCTGAGGATCTGGCGCAGGCCTTCGAGTTTCTGCTTGGCCTCCGCCTGCGCGTGCAACTCGAGCAGCTCCAGCGCGGCGAGAAGCCATCCAACTATGTCGATCCACGCCAGCTCTCCTCGCTCGATCGGACGCTGCTCAAGGAGGCGTTCCGCGTCGTCGGGCGAGCGCAAGCAGTGGTGCGCGAGCGCTTCCATCTCGAACAGGCTGGCGAATGA